A part of Desulfobacter sp. genomic DNA contains:
- a CDS encoding response regulator, with amino-acid sequence MAEMYHEETGRPEPDKIPPGGVQGSTPMPGETAMTALDRSPLGICILKGNIIDWANPAFYEMTGHEPGSLEGKEARIFYPTLKEYERVSRRLMAEVNQTGSGTADTRLFRKDNTTFDCRVRAARMDPGDFSQGLMITASDITEIRSTQIQKQQAQKMEAIGVLAGGISHDFNNLLMGIQGHLSLMRINVNRPNKVGHHIEQMAKLVETAAELTGRLLGFARGGKYQISTLDINQVVSMALNIFEPTRGEITIKETPGESLYPVNGDHSQLEQVLLNLMVNASQAMIDGGTLTVATRNIKVKEANNYHFEVIPGPYVEILIRDTGMGMDDAIQKKIFDPFFSTKEPGDKKGRGLGLSTVFGIVKNHGGFITVESQPGRGSSFRVCLPGADAQNAAGVTKSGAEPSRMPKGTETVLLVDDEQEVLEVGKGFLEQLGYKPLLARNGIEAVEIFKLYHDEVALVVLDLLMPNMDGKEAFFEMRRIAPEVKILVSTGFNVDLEVEALLKSGCHGFLQKPFSMGIFSRKVRAIIDGRAGDRTASLNSH; translated from the coding sequence ATGGCTGAAATGTATCATGAAGAGACCGGCCGTCCAGAGCCGGACAAGATTCCCCCGGGCGGGGTTCAGGGCAGTACGCCGATGCCCGGGGAAACGGCGATGACCGCTCTTGACCGGTCCCCCCTAGGTATCTGTATTCTAAAAGGCAATATCATTGACTGGGCCAATCCTGCTTTTTACGAAATGACCGGCCACGAGCCGGGGAGCCTTGAGGGAAAAGAGGCCCGTATCTTTTACCCCACACTCAAGGAATACGAACGGGTCAGCCGGCGGCTGATGGCCGAGGTCAACCAGACCGGATCGGGAACGGCGGACACCCGGCTTTTTCGAAAGGACAATACCACATTCGACTGCCGGGTCCGGGCCGCCCGGATGGATCCCGGCGATTTTTCCCAGGGGCTGATGATCACGGCATCGGATATCACCGAGATCCGGTCGACCCAGATCCAGAAACAGCAGGCCCAGAAAATGGAGGCCATCGGTGTGCTGGCCGGCGGCATCTCCCATGATTTCAACAATCTGCTCATGGGGATCCAGGGACATCTCTCCCTGATGCGGATCAACGTGAACCGTCCCAATAAGGTGGGGCACCATATCGAGCAGATGGCCAAACTGGTGGAAACGGCCGCCGAACTGACCGGAAGGCTGCTGGGATTTGCCCGGGGAGGCAAATACCAGATTTCCACCCTGGATATCAACCAGGTGGTTTCCATGGCCCTGAACATTTTTGAGCCCACCCGGGGGGAGATCACCATCAAAGAAACACCCGGGGAGTCCCTTTACCCGGTGAACGGGGACCATTCCCAGCTGGAGCAGGTCCTGCTCAACCTCATGGTCAATGCATCCCAGGCCATGATAGACGGCGGCACCCTCACGGTGGCCACCCGTAACATCAAGGTGAAAGAGGCCAATAACTACCATTTTGAGGTCATCCCGGGCCCCTATGTGGAAATTCTGATTCGGGATACGGGCATGGGCATGGATGATGCCATACAAAAGAAGATCTTCGATCCCTTTTTTTCCACCAAGGAACCCGGGGATAAAAAAGGCCGGGGCCTGGGCCTGTCAACGGTCTTCGGCATCGTCAAGAACCACGGCGGATTTATCACCGTGGAGAGCCAGCCCGGCCGGGGCTCCAGCTTCAGGGTCTGCCTGCCCGGGGCTGATGCCCAGAATGCTGCCGGTGTGACAAAGTCGGGGGCGGAACCGTCCCGGATGCCAAAGGGCACGGAAACCGTTCTCCTTGTGGATGATGAACAGGAGGTCCTGGAGGTGGGCAAGGGGTTTCTGGAACAGCTGGGATACAAGCCCCTGCTGGCCCGGAACGGGATTGAGGCCGTGGAGATTTTCAAGCTCTACCATGATGAAGTGGCTCTGGTTGTATTGGATCTGCTCATGCCCAACATGGACGGAAAAGAGGCTTTTTTTGAAATGCGCAGAATTGCACCGGAGGTCAAGATTCTGGTATCCACGGGGTTCAATGTGGATCTGGAGGTGGAAGCCCTGCTTAAAAGCGGGTGCCACGGTTTCCTCCAAAAGCCTTTTTCAATGGGAATATTTTCAAGAAAGGTGAGGGCGATTATTGACGGCAGGGCCGGAGACCGGACGGCCTCCCTGAATAGTCATTGA
- a CDS encoding HD domain-containing protein, translating into MKIDPLDIIGRFYKPGSELYEVLVDHSRRVADKSLEIAQGLNADLNLDLDFIETAAMLHDIGIFKTSAPAIGCRGDRPYICHGYLGRELLDDLNLPSAYGLVAERHTGAGITLDNIMEAGLPLPRREMVPQTLEEKIICCADKYFSKHPKNRNKTMTRDKIINELRRINPGHARRFAAWAGELGLTP; encoded by the coding sequence ATGAAGATTGATCCCCTGGACATCATCGGGCGGTTTTACAAGCCCGGATCCGAACTATACGAGGTGCTGGTGGACCACAGCCGCCGGGTGGCGGACAAAAGTCTGGAAATCGCCCAGGGCCTGAACGCGGATCTCAACCTGGATCTGGATTTCATTGAAACCGCGGCCATGCTCCATGACATCGGGATATTTAAAACCAGCGCCCCGGCCATCGGCTGCCGGGGCGACCGGCCCTATATCTGCCACGGCTACCTGGGCCGGGAACTGCTGGACGATTTAAACCTGCCCTCCGCCTACGGCCTGGTGGCGGAACGCCACACCGGTGCCGGAATCACCCTGGACAACATCATGGAGGCCGGCCTGCCCCTGCCCAGGCGGGAAATGGTGCCCCAGACCCTGGAGGAAAAAATCATCTGCTGCGCAGACAAATATTTCTCCAAACATCCTAAAAACAGAAATAAAACCATGACCCGGGATAAAATCATCAATGAACTGCGCCGGATAAATCCCGGCCATGCCCGGCGGTTCGCGGCCTGGGCCGGGGAACTCGGATTGACACCCTGA
- the lnt gene encoding apolipoprotein N-acyltransferase: MKILPNLSKFLPYSPALATGILLTAAFPDAALYPAAFFALVPLWAALAAMTPRQAFYAGLAAGTAHYLTLIYWIVPTLTQFGKLPMVAALGCLVLLALYLALYPALFALAMKKLPVPGWLTPFWGAAVWTGLEYIRTYALTGFPWGVLGYSQYANRLLVQVADISGVLGISFILVVCNGILTQTLLVVRKKTDAGSAFALSAGLGLALVAGALGYGSARLETVAQWTAQGEKTKISIIQGNIEQDKKWDNAFKDFTLDRYEALSLSALPADLVVWPETALPFYYGRDRENSSRVEALVQRAGTYFLVGSPAVEVSKENIRYYNRAYMFNGHSLVTGTYDKAHLVPFGEYVPLQDLLWFVEKLTAQAGNFSIGTTGPIPLAFGTHKTGVLICFEILFPGISRQFVLNGADILTTITNDAWFGRTSAPAQHFAIAVLRAVENRRAMIRAANTGISGVIDPSGRPLAATGLFTEAALTREVPALKQTSFYTRHGDLTGMAALVALTLGFMVKLLKNKRMPGRKPV, from the coding sequence ATGAAAATTTTACCCAATTTATCCAAATTTTTACCCTATTCACCCGCATTGGCCACCGGCATCCTGCTCACCGCAGCTTTTCCGGACGCCGCCCTCTATCCAGCCGCCTTTTTCGCCCTGGTCCCCCTCTGGGCCGCCCTGGCCGCCATGACGCCGCGCCAGGCCTTTTATGCCGGGCTTGCCGCCGGCACCGCCCATTACCTGACCCTGATCTACTGGATCGTCCCCACCCTGACCCAGTTCGGCAAACTGCCCATGGTGGCGGCCCTGGGCTGCCTGGTTCTGCTGGCCCTCTACCTGGCCCTTTACCCGGCCCTCTTTGCCCTGGCCATGAAAAAGCTGCCGGTCCCGGGCTGGCTCACCCCCTTCTGGGGGGCTGCGGTGTGGACGGGGCTGGAATATATCCGGACTTACGCCCTCACCGGCTTCCCCTGGGGCGTCCTGGGTTACAGCCAGTATGCCAACCGCCTTCTGGTCCAGGTTGCAGACATTTCCGGGGTATTGGGCATCTCCTTTATACTGGTGGTCTGCAACGGAATTCTGACCCAAACCCTTCTGGTAGTCAGAAAAAAAACGGACGCCGGCAGCGCCTTTGCCCTGTCCGCAGGTCTGGGCCTGGCACTGGTGGCCGGGGCATTGGGCTACGGATCCGCCCGGCTGGAAACCGTTGCCCAATGGACCGCCCAGGGGGAAAAAACAAAAATCTCCATCATCCAGGGCAATATCGAACAGGATAAAAAATGGGACAACGCCTTTAAGGATTTCACCCTGGACCGGTACGAAGCCCTTTCCCTTTCCGCCCTGCCCGCCGACCTGGTGGTCTGGCCGGAAACCGCCCTCCCCTTTTACTACGGCAGGGACCGGGAAAACTCCAGCCGGGTGGAGGCATTGGTGCAACGGGCCGGCACCTATTTTCTTGTGGGCAGCCCGGCCGTGGAGGTGTCCAAAGAAAATATCCGGTACTACAACCGGGCCTATATGTTCAACGGGCATTCCCTGGTCACCGGCACCTATGACAAGGCCCACCTGGTGCCCTTCGGGGAATATGTCCCCCTCCAGGACCTGCTCTGGTTCGTGGAAAAACTCACGGCCCAGGCCGGCAATTTCTCCATAGGCACCACCGGCCCCATCCCCCTGGCATTCGGCACCCATAAAACCGGGGTGCTCATCTGTTTTGAAATCCTTTTCCCCGGTATCTCCCGGCAGTTTGTGCTCAACGGGGCCGATATCCTGACCACCATCACCAATGACGCCTGGTTCGGACGGACCTCGGCCCCGGCCCAGCATTTTGCCATCGCCGTACTCCGGGCCGTGGAAAACCGCAGGGCCATGATCCGGGCGGCCAACACCGGCATTTCAGGGGTTATCGACCCGTCCGGAAGGCCCCTGGCGGCAACGGGGCTGTTTACGGAAGCCGCCCTCACCCGGGAGGTTCCCGCCCTGAAACAGACGAGTTTTTACACCCGCCACGGCGACCTCACGGGCATGGCCGCCCTGGTTGCATTGACCTTGGGTTTTATGGTAAAACTCCTCAAAAATAAAAGGATGCCTGGACGGAAACCCGTCTAG
- a CDS encoding peptide chain release factor 2 (programmed frameshift) — translation MSIDFKQTISSITAKADRLKEYLDLPVKEKRLRELELLIAREDFWNDADNATRLLKERTTISGLIESCDAIFSDLEEAQVMLELAREEGDKELEEEAADLLEALGKKVKKFSIEITLDGEDDNRDAIVSINAGAGGTDSQDWTEMLFRMYTRWIEKRGYKYKVIDYQDGDEAGIKGATLHVSGQNCYGFMKVESGVHRLVRISPFNASGKRQTSFAAVFVYPEVQDEINIDVDEGDLRIDVYRASGAGGQHVNKTSSAVRITHLPTGVVVQCQQEPSQHRNKEIAMKVLKSRLYQLEKQKQDEKMQNLHDGKDDIAWGSQIRSYVLHPYRMVKDHRTNLEIGDVDRVLDGDLDPFIEGVLLSGSK, via the exons ATGAGTATTGATTTCAAACAGACCATTTCTTCCATCACTGCTAAAGCCGACCGGCTGAAGGAGTATCTT GACCTTCCTGTAAAGGAAAAGCGGCTTCGTGAACTTGAACTGCTCATTGCCAGGGAAGATTTCTGGAACGATGCCGACAACGCCACCCGTCTTTTAAAAGAACGCACCACCATTTCCGGCCTCATCGAATCCTGTGACGCCATATTCTCGGACCTGGAAGAAGCCCAGGTCATGCTGGAACTGGCCAGGGAGGAAGGGGATAAGGAATTGGAAGAGGAGGCGGCCGACCTCCTGGAAGCCCTTGGAAAAAAAGTAAAAAAATTCTCCATCGAGATCACCCTGGACGGCGAAGACGACAACCGGGACGCCATTGTCTCCATCAATGCCGGGGCCGGGGGCACCGATTCCCAGGACTGGACCGAAATGCTCTTCCGCATGTACACCCGGTGGATCGAAAAACGGGGCTACAAGTACAAGGTCATCGACTACCAGGATGGGGACGAGGCCGGGATCAAGGGAGCCACCCTCCATGTCTCGGGCCAGAACTGCTACGGATTCATGAAAGTGGAATCCGGGGTGCACAGGCTGGTGCGGATATCCCCCTTCAATGCCAGCGGCAAGCGCCAGACCTCCTTTGCAGCGGTATTTGTCTATCCCGAAGTCCAGGATGAGATCAATATTGATGTGGACGAAGGGGACCTGCGCATCGACGTCTACCGGGCCAGCGGGGCCGGGGGCCAGCATGTGAACAAGACCAGTTCCGCCGTGCGCATCACCCACCTGCCCACGGGCGTAGTGGTCCAGTGCCAGCAGGAGCCCTCCCAGCACCGGAACAAGGAAATTGCCATGAAGGTCCTGAAATCCAGGCTCTACCAGCTTGAAAAACAGAAACAGGACGAAAAGATGCAGAACCTCCACGACGGCAAGGATGATATTGCCTGGGGCAGCCAGATCCGCTCCTATGTGCTCCATCCCTACCGCATGGTCAAGGACCACCGGACCAACCTGGAAATCGGGGATGTGGACCGGGTACTGGACGGGGATCTGGACCCCTTTATCGAAGGGGTACTCCTGTCCGGTTCCAAATAG
- a CDS encoding iron ABC transporter substrate-binding protein, translating into MMIALSFQAAGTAWAGNTVVDAMGRSKALPDRVDRIICSGPGCLRLVAYLQAGEMVVAVDDIEGRKQKFDARPYALANPAYRSLPVFGGFRGQDDPEKILGLDPSPQVIFKTYPTMGHDPVELENKTGIPVVALDYGDLGPAREKLFSSLTLMGRVIGREARAAEVIRFFEDEILALEGRTRDIPEKKTCYIGGVAFKGPHGFVSTEPFYPPFEFGGGLNIAGMDMPLGKQLQQSLYSKEKLLTRDPDVIFLDLSTLQMGEGHGGLFELKTDPVFRALTAVGKGEVYGTLPYNWYTQNFGSILADAWFAGKTLYPERFRDVDPAAAADRIYTFLLGAPVFDAMNRQFRNLIFTRLAVEN; encoded by the coding sequence ATGATGATTGCCCTGTCATTTCAGGCCGCCGGAACCGCCTGGGCCGGCAACACCGTGGTGGATGCCATGGGCCGGTCCAAGGCCCTGCCGGACCGGGTGGACCGTATCATCTGTTCCGGCCCCGGATGCCTGCGGCTGGTGGCCTATCTTCAGGCCGGTGAAATGGTGGTGGCGGTGGATGATATCGAGGGCCGCAAGCAAAAATTCGATGCCCGGCCCTATGCGCTGGCAAATCCGGCATACCGCAGCCTGCCGGTGTTCGGCGGTTTCAGGGGGCAGGATGACCCGGAAAAGATTCTGGGGCTGGATCCTTCTCCCCAGGTGATTTTCAAAACCTACCCCACCATGGGCCATGATCCCGTGGAACTGGAAAATAAGACCGGCATTCCGGTGGTGGCCCTGGACTACGGGGATCTGGGCCCGGCCCGGGAGAAGCTGTTTTCCTCCCTGACCCTCATGGGCCGGGTGATTGGCCGTGAGGCCAGGGCCGCAGAGGTGATCCGTTTTTTCGAGGATGAAATCCTGGCCCTCGAAGGCCGGACCCGCGATATCCCGGAAAAAAAGACCTGCTATATCGGCGGGGTGGCCTTTAAGGGGCCCCACGGGTTTGTTTCCACCGAGCCCTTTTATCCCCCCTTTGAGTTTGGCGGCGGCCTTAATATTGCCGGCATGGACATGCCCCTGGGCAAACAGCTGCAGCAGAGCCTGTATTCCAAGGAAAAACTGCTGACCCGTGACCCGGATGTCATTTTCCTGGACCTGAGCACCCTTCAGATGGGCGAGGGCCACGGCGGCCTGTTTGAATTGAAAACCGATCCCGTGTTCCGGGCCCTCACCGCCGTGGGAAAGGGAGAGGTCTACGGGACGCTGCCCTATAATTGGTATACCCAGAATTTCGGTTCCATCCTGGCCGATGCCTGGTTTGCGGGGAAGACACTTTATCCGGAACGGTTCAGGGATGTGGACCCGGCTGCGGCGGCCGACCGCATTTATACCTTCCTGCTGGGCGCCCCGGTCTTTGATGCCATGAACCGGCAGTTCCGGAATCTGATCTTTACCCGGCTGGCAGTGGAAAATTAG